The Macaca fascicularis isolate 582-1 chromosome 1, T2T-MFA8v1.1 genome includes a window with the following:
- the PYDC5 gene encoding LOW QUALITY PROTEIN: pyrin domain-containing protein 5 (The sequence of the model RefSeq protein was modified relative to this genomic sequence to represent the inferred CDS: deleted 2 bases in 1 codon): MESKYKETLSLTPLNNITDEELDSCKFFLPDGFNIAAGKLHTGNSTSNQLDDLKCWRGVCSEEDRIFQKLNYMLVAKCLPEEEETGIRGSPASARSLSQSRLGLSFHGIFWELLMRETG; encoded by the exons ATGGAGAGTAAATATAAGGAGACACTCTCGCTAACCCCCCTGAATAACATCACTGATGAGGAACTGGATAGCTGTAAGTTCTTTCTTCCAGATGGGTTTAATATTGCCGCAGGCAAACTACATACTGGAAAC AGCACAAGTAACCAACTTGATGATTTAAAATGCTGgcgtggagtctgcagtgaggaAGACCGTATTTTTCAGAAGTTGAATTACATGCTTGTGGCAAAATGTCTTCCGGAAGAGGAGGAAACGGGTATACGTGGGAGTCCCGCATCTGCCCGGTCCCTTTCTCAGTCAAGACTTGGCCTTTCCTTTCATGGCATTTTCTGGGAATTATTGATGAGGGAAACGGGATAG